In the Alkaliphilus oremlandii OhILAs genome, one interval contains:
- a CDS encoding response regulator transcription factor, producing MGHEKILVVDDEKEIRDLIEIYLKNEGFQIIKASNGREALEILEEEEVHLIILDIMMPEMDGIKACMKIREEKNMPIIMLSAKAEDMDKIFGLTTGADDYVTKPFNPLELIARVKSQIRRYTKLNNNAAAATGEEIEIDDLVINVSTHQVKINGEEIKLTPREFDILELLARNRGMVFSMERIYQKVWKEDFFDSPNTVMVHVRKIREKIEKDPRNPQYIKTVWGVGYKIEN from the coding sequence ATGGGACACGAGAAAATACTTGTTGTAGATGACGAGAAGGAAATAAGAGATTTAATAGAAATATACTTAAAAAATGAAGGTTTTCAAATAATTAAAGCATCCAATGGCAGAGAAGCGCTAGAGATTTTGGAGGAAGAAGAGGTTCATCTAATCATATTGGATATTATGATGCCAGAAATGGATGGTATTAAGGCTTGCATGAAGATTCGAGAAGAAAAGAATATGCCCATCATCATGCTTTCAGCAAAAGCTGAGGATATGGACAAAATATTTGGCCTGACCACAGGAGCAGATGATTATGTGACAAAGCCATTCAATCCATTGGAGCTGATTGCGAGAGTGAAATCTCAGATCAGAAGATATACAAAGCTGAACAACAATGCTGCTGCGGCTACGGGAGAAGAAATAGAAATCGACGATTTAGTGATCAATGTCTCCACCCATCAGGTGAAGATAAACGGAGAAGAAATTAAACTGACCCCTAGGGAATTTGACATTTTAGAGCTTCTTGCAAGAAATCGGGGAATGGTATTCAGCATGGAAAGGATCTATCAGAAGGTATGGAAGGAAGACTTTTTTGACTCTCCCAATACTGTAATGGTGCATGTTAGAAAGATTCGAGAGAAGATAGAAAAAGATCCTAGAAATCCTCAGTACATTAAGACCGTTTGGGGGGTAGGCTATAAAATTGAAAATTAA